A single window of Dendropsophus ebraccatus isolate aDenEbr1 chromosome 5, aDenEbr1.pat, whole genome shotgun sequence DNA harbors:
- the LOC138792295 gene encoding oocyte zinc finger protein XlCOF22-like isoform X5: protein MKAGNDEMTKRILNVTLEIIYLLTGEDYGPVKTSIRSVTPCVSRGQRKTRNPTAVPPPPHPSTQEGHQEKKILGLTNKIIELLTGEVSLRCQDVAVYLSVEEWEYLEEQKDLYENILMETQQPLPSPDDSSNKNPPEPCPSPDDLQESSEESDGTQQDDQDGSLKIIKVEVMETDDLEEEECKEETSAGISPEGSRKRNASDRCPRPDHVQESEESDSSPPDHQDGSLKVIKVEVEEAELWGDEPYHHENRTQISPGPASSNMDNLFSCTECGKCFTHKSKLSRHKRTHTGETPFSCTDCGKSFKHKTSLVDHQRIHTGEKPFACSYCGQKFAHRSIVIDHERTHTGFKPFSCSFCGQSFTMRSTYVNHLRIHTGEKPFSCSDCGKCFTQKSALDKHRFLHTGERPFSCTKCGKSFSRRSLLVEHERTHTGERPFSCTECGKCFAHKSTLSAHKMIHTGEKPFACSYCGQRFAHRSTVLDHERTHTGSKPFACSECSQSFTMRSTYVNHMRLHTGEKPFACPDCGKCFAQKSAHDKHRYLHTGEKPFPCTECGKTFSGRSLLAEHERTHTGERPFSCSECGKSFSHRSTLTTHKMTHTGLKLFSCSQCDKSFTTKKALARHWPTHGGQK from the exons atgaaggcggGCAATGATGAGATGACTAAGAGGATACTGAACGTCACCCTGGagatcatctacctgctgaccggagag GATTATGGACCTGTGAAGACGTCCATTCGTtctgtgaccccctgtgtatctAGAGGGCAAAGAAAGACGCGGAACCCCACAGCTGTACCTCCACCTCCTCACCCATCAACGCAAGAGGGACACCAGGAGAAGAAGATCCTCGGCCTCACCAACAAGATCATCGagctgctgaccggagag GTTTCTCTCCGGTGTCAGGACGTCGCCGTCTATCTCTCTGTGGAGGAGTGGGAATATTTAGAAGAGCAAAAGGATCTGTATGAAAACATCTTGATGGAGACTCAGCAGCCGCTGCCATCCCCAG ATGACTCCAGTAATAAGAACCCACCAGAGCCATGTCCCAGTCCAGACGATCTGCAGGAGTCCTCAGAGGAGAGTGACGGTACCCAGCAGGATGATCAG GATGGAAGCTTAAAAATTATCAAGGTTGAAGTCATGGAGACAGATGATTTAGAAGAGGaggagtgtaaggaggagacGTCTGCAGGTATCAGTCCTG AGGGATCCAGGAAAAGAAATGCTTCAGATAGATGTCCCAGACCGGACCATGTGCAGGAGTCGGAGGAAAGTGACAGCTCCCCGCCGGATCACCAG GATGGAAGCTTAAAAGTTATCAAAGTTGAAGTAGAGGAAGCGGAGCTGTGGGGGGACGAGCCGTATCATCACGAGAACCGGACACAGATCAGCCCAG GTCCGGCCTCATCCAATATGGATAACTTATTCTCATGCactgaatgtggtaaatgttttacccATAAATCAAAGCTCAGCCGGCACAAGAGAACTCACACGGGGGAAACTCCCTTCTCATGTACTGACTGCGGGAAGAGCTTCAAACATAAAACCTCTCTCGTCGACCACCAGAGAATCCACACCGGAGAGAAGCCATTTGCTTGTTCCTATTGCGGACAGAAATTTGCCCACCGGTCCATTGTTATTGACCACGAGAGGACTCACACGGGCTTCAAGCCCTTCTCCTGCTCCTTTTGTGGCCAGAGCTTCACCATGAGGTCCACCTACGTCAACCACCTGAGgatccacacaggggagaagccattttcctgcTCGGATTGCggtaaatgttttactcagaaatctgCACTTGACAAACATCGGTTCCTCCACACCGGAGAGCGGCCGTTCTCCTGTACCAAGTGCGGGAAGAGTTTTTCGAGGAGGTCGCTTCTTGTAGAACACGAGAGGACTCACACCGGGGAGCGGCCATTTTCCTGTACCGAATGCGGTAAATGCTTTGCCCACAAGTCCACCCTTTCTGCGCATAAGAT GATCCACACCGGTGAGAAGCCGTTCGCCTGTTCTTACTGCGGTCAACGATTCGCCCACCGCTCCACCGTGCTGGACCACGAGAGGACTCACACGGGCAGCAAACCCTTCGCCTGCTCCGAGTGCAGCCAGAGCTTCACCATGAGGTCCACCTACGTCAACCACATGAGGCtgcacacgggggagaagccctTCGCCTGCCCTGACTGCGGCAAATGCTTTGCGCAGAAATCGGCGCACGACAAACACCGCTACCTTCACACCGGAGAGAAGCCCTTCCCCTGCACCGAGTGCGGCAAGACTTTTTCGGGGAGGTCGCTCCTGGCAGAACACGAGAGGACTCACACAGGGGAGCGTCCGTTTTCTTGTTCGGAATGCGGCAAGTCTTTCTCCCACCGGTCTACGCTCACCACGCACAAGATGACGCACACCGGGCTGAAGCTGTTCTCCTGCTCTCAGTGCGACAAATCCTTCACCACCAAAAAGGCGCTGGCGAGACACTGGCCCACCCACGGGGGGCAGAAGTAA
- the LOC138792295 gene encoding oocyte zinc finger protein XlCOF7.1-like isoform X3, producing the protein MGNYHFRHRPRGGLIMDLSMTDQQRMKMDSDEVTQKILSVTLEIIYLLTGEDYGPLKKSNSRPTVTPPSHSERNHKKKILDLTTKIIQLLSGEVSLRCQDIAVYLSVGEWEYLEGHKDLYRDVRIETQQPLPSPDDSSNKNPPEPYPSPDDLQDSPEESHSALQDDQDGSLRVIKEEDVELDVWRDEPCEEETTAYVYPEGSSKRDMSERCPSPDDVQECTEESPSILQDYQDGSLRVIKEEAIEPDVWRDEPCEEETTACMYSDWSSKSDILERCPSPDNAQESPEESHSVLQDDQDLRIIKVEEVNMWGDEQFKRKRKPAGSPPTVYLNIFTCIDCGKGFPFMSKLIRHRRTHTGEAPYPCTICGKSFKHKTSLIDHQRIHTGEKPFACSYCGQRFAHRSTVLDHERTHTGSKPFACSECSQSFTMRSTYVNHMRLHTGEKPFACPDCGKCFAQKSAHDKHRYLHTGEKPFPCTECGKTFSGRSLLAEHERTHTGERPFSCSECGKSFSHRSTLTTHKMTHTGLKLFSCSQCDKSFTTKKALARHWPTHGGQK; encoded by the exons ATGGGAAATTATCAT TTTCGCCATCGTCCCCGCGGAGGTCTGATCATGGACCTCTCCATGACTGATCAGCAGAGGATGAAGATGGACAGCGATGAGGTGACCCAGAAGATACTGAGCGTAACCCTGGagatcatctacctgctgaccggagag GATTATGGCCCCTTGAAGAAGTCCAACTCGAGACCCACAGTAACGCCCCCATCTCACTCAGAGAGAAACCATAAGAAGAAGATCCTAGACCTGACCACCAAGATCATCCAGCTGCTGTCCGGAGAG GTTTCTCTCCGGTGTCAAGACATCGCTGTTTATCTCTCTGTGGGGGAGTGGGAATatttagaaggacacaaggatctgtataGGGACGTAAGGATAGAGACTCAGCAGCCGCTGCCATCACCAG ATGACTCCAGTAATAAAAACCCACCAGAGCCATATCCCAGCCCAGACGATCTGCAGGATTCTCCTGAGGAAAGTCACAGCGCCCTACAGGATGATCAG GATGGAAGTTTAAGGGTCATCAAAGAAGAAGATGTAGAACTGGATGTGTGGAGGGATGAGCCGTgcgaggaggagaccactgcatATGTATATCCAG AAGGCTCCAGTAAgagagacatgtcagagagatGTCCCAGTCCAGATGATGTGCAGGAGTGTACAGAGGAAAGTCCCAGCATCCTTCAGGATTATCAG GATGGAAGTTTAAGGGTCATCAAAGAAGAAGCAATAGAGCCGGATGTGTGGAGGGATGAGCCATgcgaggaggagaccactgcatGTATGTATTCAG ATTGGTCCAGTAAGAGTGATATATTAGAGAGATGTCCCAGTCCGGATAATGCACAGGAGTCTCCAGAGGAAAGTCACAGCGTCCTGCAGGATGATCAG GATCTAAGAATTATTAAAGTAGAAGAGGTGAACATGTGGGGAGACGAGCAGTTCAAGAGGAAGAGAAAGCCTGCAG GGTCACCGCCCACGGTTTATCTGAATATATTTACTTGTATCGACTGCGGCAAAGGTTTCCCCTTCATGTCGAAGCTGATCAGACACCGGAGGACTCACACGGGGGAGGCGCCCTACCCGTGTACCATCTGTGGGAAGAGCTTCAAACATAAAACCTCGCTGATCGACCACCAGAGGATCCACACCGGTGAGAAGCCGTTCGCCTGTTCTTACTGCGGTCAACGATTCGCCCACCGCTCCACCGTGCTGGACCACGAGAGGACTCACACGGGCAGCAAACCCTTCGCCTGCTCCGAGTGCAGCCAGAGCTTCACCATGAGGTCCACCTACGTCAACCACATGAGGCtgcacacgggggagaagccctTCGCCTGCCCTGACTGCGGCAAATGCTTTGCGCAGAAATCGGCGCACGACAAACACCGCTACCTTCACACCGGAGAGAAGCCCTTCCCCTGCACCGAGTGCGGCAAGACTTTTTCGGGGAGGTCGCTCCTGGCAGAACACGAGAGGACTCACACAGGGGAGCGTCCGTTTTCTTGTTCGGAATGCGGCAAGTCTTTCTCCCACCGGTCTACGCTCACCACGCACAAGATGACGCACACCGGGCTGAAGCTGTTCTCCTGCTCTCAGTGCGACAAATCCTTCACCACCAAAAAGGCGCTGGCGAGACACTGGCCCACCCACGGGGGGCAGAAGTAA
- the LOC138792295 gene encoding gastrula zinc finger protein XlCGF53.1-like isoform X1, with product MGNYHFRHRPRGGLIMDLSMTDQQRMKMDSDEVTQKILSVTLEIIYLLTGEDYGPLKKSNSRPTVTPPSHSERNHKKKILDLTTKIIQLLSGEVSLRCQDIAVYLSVGEWEYLEGHKDLYRDVRIETQQPLPSPDDSSNKNPPEPYPSPDDLQDSPEESHSALQDDQAESLKVIKKEVVETKMWGDEPCEEKTTSYMYPDSSSKRDTSERCPSPDDVQECTEESPSILQDYLDGSLRVIKEEDVELDVWRDEPCEEETTAYVYPEGSSKRDMSERCPSPDDVQECTEESPSILQDYQDGSLRVIKEEAIEPDVWRDEPCEEETTACMYSDWSSKSDILERCPSPDNAQESPEESHSVLQDDQDLRIIKVEEVNMWGDEQFKRKRKPAGSPPTVYLNIFTCIDCGKGFPFMSKLIRHRRTHTGEAPYPCTICGKSFKHKTSLIDHQRIHTGEKPFACSYCGQRFAHRSTVLDHERTHTGSKPFACSECSQSFTMRSTYVNHMRLHTGEKPFACPDCGKCFAQKSAHDKHRYLHTGEKPFPCTECGKTFSGRSLLAEHERTHTGERPFSCSECGKSFSHRSTLTTHKMTHTGLKLFSCSQCDKSFTTKKALARHWPTHGGQK from the exons ATGGGAAATTATCAT TTTCGCCATCGTCCCCGCGGAGGTCTGATCATGGACCTCTCCATGACTGATCAGCAGAGGATGAAGATGGACAGCGATGAGGTGACCCAGAAGATACTGAGCGTAACCCTGGagatcatctacctgctgaccggagag GATTATGGCCCCTTGAAGAAGTCCAACTCGAGACCCACAGTAACGCCCCCATCTCACTCAGAGAGAAACCATAAGAAGAAGATCCTAGACCTGACCACCAAGATCATCCAGCTGCTGTCCGGAGAG GTTTCTCTCCGGTGTCAAGACATCGCTGTTTATCTCTCTGTGGGGGAGTGGGAATatttagaaggacacaaggatctgtataGGGACGTAAGGATAGAGACTCAGCAGCCGCTGCCATCACCAG ATGACTCCAGTAATAAAAACCCACCAGAGCCATATCCCAGCCCAGACGATCTGCAGGATTCTCCTGAGGAAAGTCACAGCGCCCTACAGGATGATCAG GCTGAAAGCTTAAAAGTCATCAAAAAAGAAGTTGTAGAGACAAAGATGTGGGGGGATGAGCCGTGTGAGGAGAAGACCACTTCATATATGTATCCAG ATAGCTCCAGTAAGAGAGACACATCAGAGAGATGTCCCAGTCCAGATGACGTGCAGGAGTGTACAGAGGAAAGTCCCAGCATCCTACAGGATTATCTG GATGGAAGTTTAAGGGTCATCAAAGAAGAAGATGTAGAACTGGATGTGTGGAGGGATGAGCCGTgcgaggaggagaccactgcatATGTATATCCAG AAGGCTCCAGTAAgagagacatgtcagagagatGTCCCAGTCCAGATGATGTGCAGGAGTGTACAGAGGAAAGTCCCAGCATCCTTCAGGATTATCAG GATGGAAGTTTAAGGGTCATCAAAGAAGAAGCAATAGAGCCGGATGTGTGGAGGGATGAGCCATgcgaggaggagaccactgcatGTATGTATTCAG ATTGGTCCAGTAAGAGTGATATATTAGAGAGATGTCCCAGTCCGGATAATGCACAGGAGTCTCCAGAGGAAAGTCACAGCGTCCTGCAGGATGATCAG GATCTAAGAATTATTAAAGTAGAAGAGGTGAACATGTGGGGAGACGAGCAGTTCAAGAGGAAGAGAAAGCCTGCAG GGTCACCGCCCACGGTTTATCTGAATATATTTACTTGTATCGACTGCGGCAAAGGTTTCCCCTTCATGTCGAAGCTGATCAGACACCGGAGGACTCACACGGGGGAGGCGCCCTACCCGTGTACCATCTGTGGGAAGAGCTTCAAACATAAAACCTCGCTGATCGACCACCAGAGGATCCACACCGGTGAGAAGCCGTTCGCCTGTTCTTACTGCGGTCAACGATTCGCCCACCGCTCCACCGTGCTGGACCACGAGAGGACTCACACGGGCAGCAAACCCTTCGCCTGCTCCGAGTGCAGCCAGAGCTTCACCATGAGGTCCACCTACGTCAACCACATGAGGCtgcacacgggggagaagccctTCGCCTGCCCTGACTGCGGCAAATGCTTTGCGCAGAAATCGGCGCACGACAAACACCGCTACCTTCACACCGGAGAGAAGCCCTTCCCCTGCACCGAGTGCGGCAAGACTTTTTCGGGGAGGTCGCTCCTGGCAGAACACGAGAGGACTCACACAGGGGAGCGTCCGTTTTCTTGTTCGGAATGCGGCAAGTCTTTCTCCCACCGGTCTACGCTCACCACGCACAAGATGACGCACACCGGGCTGAAGCTGTTCTCCTGCTCTCAGTGCGACAAATCCTTCACCACCAAAAAGGCGCTGGCGAGACACTGGCCCACCCACGGGGGGCAGAAGTAA
- the LOC138792295 gene encoding gastrula zinc finger protein XlCGF53.1-like isoform X2: MDLSMTDQQRMKMDSDEVTQKILSVTLEIIYLLTGEDYGPLKKSNSRPTVTPPSHSERNHKKKILDLTTKIIQLLSGEVSLRCQDIAVYLSVGEWEYLEGHKDLYRDVRIETQQPLPSPDDSSNKNPPEPYPSPDDLQDSPEESHSALQDDQAESLKVIKKEVVETKMWGDEPCEEKTTSYMYPDSSSKRDTSERCPSPDDVQECTEESPSILQDYLDGSLRVIKEEDVELDVWRDEPCEEETTAYVYPEGSSKRDMSERCPSPDDVQECTEESPSILQDYQDGSLRVIKEEAIEPDVWRDEPCEEETTACMYSDWSSKSDILERCPSPDNAQESPEESHSVLQDDQDLRIIKVEEVNMWGDEQFKRKRKPAGSPPTVYLNIFTCIDCGKGFPFMSKLIRHRRTHTGEAPYPCTICGKSFKHKTSLIDHQRIHTGEKPFACSYCGQRFAHRSTVLDHERTHTGSKPFACSECSQSFTMRSTYVNHMRLHTGEKPFACPDCGKCFAQKSAHDKHRYLHTGEKPFPCTECGKTFSGRSLLAEHERTHTGERPFSCSECGKSFSHRSTLTTHKMTHTGLKLFSCSQCDKSFTTKKALARHWPTHGGQK; the protein is encoded by the exons ATGGACCTCTCCATGACTGATCAGCAGAGGATGAAGATGGACAGCGATGAGGTGACCCAGAAGATACTGAGCGTAACCCTGGagatcatctacctgctgaccggagag GATTATGGCCCCTTGAAGAAGTCCAACTCGAGACCCACAGTAACGCCCCCATCTCACTCAGAGAGAAACCATAAGAAGAAGATCCTAGACCTGACCACCAAGATCATCCAGCTGCTGTCCGGAGAG GTTTCTCTCCGGTGTCAAGACATCGCTGTTTATCTCTCTGTGGGGGAGTGGGAATatttagaaggacacaaggatctgtataGGGACGTAAGGATAGAGACTCAGCAGCCGCTGCCATCACCAG ATGACTCCAGTAATAAAAACCCACCAGAGCCATATCCCAGCCCAGACGATCTGCAGGATTCTCCTGAGGAAAGTCACAGCGCCCTACAGGATGATCAG GCTGAAAGCTTAAAAGTCATCAAAAAAGAAGTTGTAGAGACAAAGATGTGGGGGGATGAGCCGTGTGAGGAGAAGACCACTTCATATATGTATCCAG ATAGCTCCAGTAAGAGAGACACATCAGAGAGATGTCCCAGTCCAGATGACGTGCAGGAGTGTACAGAGGAAAGTCCCAGCATCCTACAGGATTATCTG GATGGAAGTTTAAGGGTCATCAAAGAAGAAGATGTAGAACTGGATGTGTGGAGGGATGAGCCGTgcgaggaggagaccactgcatATGTATATCCAG AAGGCTCCAGTAAgagagacatgtcagagagatGTCCCAGTCCAGATGATGTGCAGGAGTGTACAGAGGAAAGTCCCAGCATCCTTCAGGATTATCAG GATGGAAGTTTAAGGGTCATCAAAGAAGAAGCAATAGAGCCGGATGTGTGGAGGGATGAGCCATgcgaggaggagaccactgcatGTATGTATTCAG ATTGGTCCAGTAAGAGTGATATATTAGAGAGATGTCCCAGTCCGGATAATGCACAGGAGTCTCCAGAGGAAAGTCACAGCGTCCTGCAGGATGATCAG GATCTAAGAATTATTAAAGTAGAAGAGGTGAACATGTGGGGAGACGAGCAGTTCAAGAGGAAGAGAAAGCCTGCAG GGTCACCGCCCACGGTTTATCTGAATATATTTACTTGTATCGACTGCGGCAAAGGTTTCCCCTTCATGTCGAAGCTGATCAGACACCGGAGGACTCACACGGGGGAGGCGCCCTACCCGTGTACCATCTGTGGGAAGAGCTTCAAACATAAAACCTCGCTGATCGACCACCAGAGGATCCACACCGGTGAGAAGCCGTTCGCCTGTTCTTACTGCGGTCAACGATTCGCCCACCGCTCCACCGTGCTGGACCACGAGAGGACTCACACGGGCAGCAAACCCTTCGCCTGCTCCGAGTGCAGCCAGAGCTTCACCATGAGGTCCACCTACGTCAACCACATGAGGCtgcacacgggggagaagccctTCGCCTGCCCTGACTGCGGCAAATGCTTTGCGCAGAAATCGGCGCACGACAAACACCGCTACCTTCACACCGGAGAGAAGCCCTTCCCCTGCACCGAGTGCGGCAAGACTTTTTCGGGGAGGTCGCTCCTGGCAGAACACGAGAGGACTCACACAGGGGAGCGTCCGTTTTCTTGTTCGGAATGCGGCAAGTCTTTCTCCCACCGGTCTACGCTCACCACGCACAAGATGACGCACACCGGGCTGAAGCTGTTCTCCTGCTCTCAGTGCGACAAATCCTTCACCACCAAAAAGGCGCTGGCGAGACACTGGCCCACCCACGGGGGGCAGAAGTAA
- the LOC138792295 gene encoding uncharacterized protein isoform X4, translating to MGNYHFRHRPRGGLIMDLSMTDQQRMKMDSDEVTQKILSVTLEIIYLLTGEDYGPLKKSNSRPTVTPPSHSERNHKKKILDLTTKIIQLLSGEVSLRCQDIAVYLSVGEWEYLEGHKDLYRDVRIETQQPLPSPDDSSNKNPPEPYPSPDDLQDSPEESHSALQDDQAESLKVIKKEVVETKMWGDEPCEEKTTSYMYPDSSSKRDTSERCPSPDDVQECTEESPSILQDYLDGSLRVIKEEDVELDVWRDEPCEEETTAYVYPEGSSKRDMSERCPSPDDVQECTEESPSILQDYQDGSLRVIKEEAIEPDVWRDEPCEEETTACMYSDWSSKSDILERCPSPDNAQESPEESHSVLQDDQDLRIIKVEEVNMWGDEQFKRKRKPADPPQTCEQHSYMVNMGKTKEHSKAIRDKIVEGHKAGKGYKTLSKELGLPVSTVGSIIRKWKAYGTTVSLPRPGQPLKVSSFSEARLVRRVKADPRTTRKELREDLMAVGTLVSVNTISNVLHRNGLRSRRARKVP from the exons ATGGGAAATTATCAT TTTCGCCATCGTCCCCGCGGAGGTCTGATCATGGACCTCTCCATGACTGATCAGCAGAGGATGAAGATGGACAGCGATGAGGTGACCCAGAAGATACTGAGCGTAACCCTGGagatcatctacctgctgaccggagag GATTATGGCCCCTTGAAGAAGTCCAACTCGAGACCCACAGTAACGCCCCCATCTCACTCAGAGAGAAACCATAAGAAGAAGATCCTAGACCTGACCACCAAGATCATCCAGCTGCTGTCCGGAGAG GTTTCTCTCCGGTGTCAAGACATCGCTGTTTATCTCTCTGTGGGGGAGTGGGAATatttagaaggacacaaggatctgtataGGGACGTAAGGATAGAGACTCAGCAGCCGCTGCCATCACCAG ATGACTCCAGTAATAAAAACCCACCAGAGCCATATCCCAGCCCAGACGATCTGCAGGATTCTCCTGAGGAAAGTCACAGCGCCCTACAGGATGATCAG GCTGAAAGCTTAAAAGTCATCAAAAAAGAAGTTGTAGAGACAAAGATGTGGGGGGATGAGCCGTGTGAGGAGAAGACCACTTCATATATGTATCCAG ATAGCTCCAGTAAGAGAGACACATCAGAGAGATGTCCCAGTCCAGATGACGTGCAGGAGTGTACAGAGGAAAGTCCCAGCATCCTACAGGATTATCTG GATGGAAGTTTAAGGGTCATCAAAGAAGAAGATGTAGAACTGGATGTGTGGAGGGATGAGCCGTgcgaggaggagaccactgcatATGTATATCCAG AAGGCTCCAGTAAgagagacatgtcagagagatGTCCCAGTCCAGATGATGTGCAGGAGTGTACAGAGGAAAGTCCCAGCATCCTTCAGGATTATCAG GATGGAAGTTTAAGGGTCATCAAAGAAGAAGCAATAGAGCCGGATGTGTGGAGGGATGAGCCATgcgaggaggagaccactgcatGTATGTATTCAG ATTGGTCCAGTAAGAGTGATATATTAGAGAGATGTCCCAGTCCGGATAATGCACAGGAGTCTCCAGAGGAAAGTCACAGCGTCCTGCAGGATGATCAG GATCTAAGAATTATTAAAGTAGAAGAGGTGAACATGTGGGGAGACGAGCAGTTCAAGAGGAAGAGAAAGCCTGCAG ACCCTCCCCAAACTTGTGAACAGCACTCATACATGGTCAACATGGGAAAGACCAAGGAGCATTCCAAGGCCATCAGAGACAAGATCGTGGAGGGTCACAAGGCTGGCAAGGGGTACAAAACCCTTTCCAAGGAGTTGGGCCTACCTGTCTCCACTGTTGGGAGCATCATCCGGAAGTGGAAGGCTTATGGAACTACTGTTAGCCTTCCacggcctggacagcctttgaaaGTTTCCTCCTTTTCCGAGGCCAGGCTTGTCCGAAGAGTCAAGGCTGACCCAAGGACAACAAGGAAGGAGCTCCGGGAAGATCTCATGGCAGTAGGGACATTGGTTTCAGTCAATACCATAAGTAACGTACTCCACCGCAATGGTCTCCGTTCCAGACGAGCCCGTAAGGTACCTTAA